Proteins from one Bacillus sp. Bos-x628 genomic window:
- a CDS encoding ribonuclease H, giving the protein MMKVVIYCDGASRNNGRDDNIGGIGAVLRYGSHIKTIKASYRNVTNNMMEIRAAIEALKQLKTHNIPVEINTDSAYLCNCMNQGWYKKWMNNGWITANKKPVENRRLWIELIELVEKFPFITFNKVKGHSGIPDNELADRLANEAMDELTRDPAI; this is encoded by the coding sequence ATGATGAAAGTTGTAATCTACTGTGACGGGGCATCGAGAAATAATGGAAGAGACGATAATATCGGGGGTATCGGGGCAGTTCTTCGATATGGCTCCCACATTAAAACTATTAAGGCTAGCTATAGAAACGTTACAAATAACATGATGGAAATTCGCGCAGCTATTGAAGCCCTTAAACAATTAAAAACACATAATATTCCTGTAGAAATCAATACAGATTCGGCATATCTATGCAATTGTATGAACCAAGGTTGGTATAAAAAGTGGATGAATAATGGATGGATTACAGCTAATAAAAAGCCAGTGGAGAATCGCCGGTTATGGATTGAATTAATTGAACTGGTCGAGAAATTCCCGTTTATCACTTTTAATAAAGTTAAAGGTCATTCAGGAATCCCAGATAATGAACTTGCTGATAGATTAGCCAATGAGGCAATGGATGAACTTACAAGAGACCCAGCTATATAA
- a CDS encoding DUF3967 domain-containing protein, with product MNIFSGVEDVAQELGLSPSTIKKYYLLIEENGYRFTRSRTGKVIFSERDLEIFKRLIQIKNEKGIKVVDAVRTVISSITDVTVWKGSTESTQFDETEPPLDITIMKETMEQMHEIIKNQQKQIDQLLENQNQTQKLLESGSTNRDKLLLQSIRETQELKKLILENNKKKKWWQFGK from the coding sequence ATGAATATTTTTTCCGGCGTTGAGGATGTAGCTCAAGAGCTAGGGTTATCTCCATCAACTATTAAAAAGTACTATCTCTTAATAGAAGAGAACGGATACAGATTTACAAGGAGTCGTACAGGAAAAGTAATCTTCTCAGAAAGAGATTTAGAAATTTTTAAAAGACTAATTCAAATTAAAAATGAAAAAGGAATAAAAGTTGTAGACGCTGTGAGAACAGTTATATCTTCTATAACTGATGTAACGGTATGGAAGGGCTCAACAGAATCAACTCAATTTGATGAGACTGAGCCACCATTAGATATAACAATTATGAAAGAAACAATGGAACAAATGCATGAAATTATAAAAAACCAACAGAAACAAATAGATCAGCTGTTGGAAAATCAAAATCAAACCCAAAAGCTTTTAGAAAGTGGCTCTACAAATAGAGACAAGTTGTTACTACAATCAATTAGAGAAACTCAGGAATTAAAGAAATTGATCTTAGAAAACAACAAGAAGAAAAAATGGTGGCAGTTCGGTAAATAA
- a CDS encoding GIY-YIG nuclease family protein: protein MDTKKLSNLMIKLFNENGNTPMNQYEALTATNVLGRRAKSGDYKYIAFICPGLKGFFNWHSHVRHGIKATVVKAGQAKIVYKEGLEVIDELVLKYYDSEVDVSAIEPSNSAYYAEQCIDYVCKTLLDFQRSDLLKYIYSSEVISNEFENDDYRGLQWIYIFRHPKVRNELKIGMSTRPWQERYAEANMNTYTSRDLEVVATFPCKDGKSIERLLHSQFEEYRLPPKTGQTRHPEWFEFPENKVEEVISRIEKFMKSIDLLSL from the coding sequence ATGGATACGAAAAAATTATCAAATTTAATGATTAAATTGTTTAATGAAAATGGCAATACCCCTATGAACCAGTATGAAGCTTTAACAGCCACAAACGTACTTGGAAGGAGGGCAAAATCTGGAGATTATAAGTATATTGCTTTTATCTGTCCGGGTTTAAAAGGATTCTTTAATTGGCACTCTCATGTTAGACATGGAATAAAAGCAACGGTGGTTAAAGCAGGTCAAGCTAAAATAGTCTACAAAGAAGGCTTAGAGGTTATAGATGAACTTGTTTTGAAATATTATGATTCAGAAGTTGATGTTTCAGCTATCGAACCGTCTAATTCAGCCTATTATGCTGAACAATGCATAGATTATGTTTGCAAGACTCTTTTAGATTTTCAGAGATCCGATTTGCTTAAGTATATATATTCATCAGAAGTCATCTCTAACGAATTCGAGAATGATGATTATAGAGGTCTTCAATGGATATATATATTTAGACACCCTAAAGTTAGAAATGAACTTAAAATTGGGATGTCTACTCGCCCGTGGCAGGAGCGTTACGCAGAAGCAAATATGAATACATATACCTCAAGAGACTTGGAGGTTGTTGCTACTTTCCCTTGTAAGGATGGTAAATCTATTGAGAGATTATTACATTCACAATTTGAAGAATACAGACTTCCCCCAAAAACCGGTCAAACGCGGCATCCGGAATGGTTTGAGTTTCCTGAAAATAAAGTTGAAGAAGTAATTTCTCGAATTGAAAAGTTTATGAAATCAATTGATTTATTATCTTTATAA
- a CDS encoding PHP domain-containing protein: MTRLQQQSIEKYKKKPFLTHSHTDASNFRLRDAINKPEELINYCHEIGLSGVVITDHETLSSHVKAHKYVEENKERLGDFKLGFGNEIYLVDKVDTMEKKSLNQKISFHHFILIAKSQKGYEGLKKLSSKAWYNSFFYRGMERVPTYKDELMSLMQEYQGEIIACTACVGGELPQSLIAYHDDPTPENKKRVHDFIVWLKGVFGEDCYFELQPSKNRDQLVANEMMLKISEAYNVKCIVSTDAHYLNKKYAPAHKIYLTASEGEREVDEFYATTYVMGYEELLEYFDEEVLDVLVDNTNEIRSKLGSITFAQETKVPKAHIPKYEMSQLFTPYYMEYEYIRKYAESQYDIDRYYLHLIAEGMVSKKQELNKENLLRINVELDELYHITEKLGQPLSSYFVLSKDVVDLMWKVSLVGVSRGSACCFYLNYLLDIVQLNPIKFNLPHWRFLSKERPELPDIDLDSEGSKRHEIIQITKEHYGEENVLNMGTFTTEGARSTVLTSCRGLGIDKDIAHNIANLIPTRKGGIWSLHECFYGNPKEGTKPAKEFCREVDKYEGLKEAMLSIEGLISGRGQHASGVIIFPNGYIKQNAMMKTTSGLPITQFDAEDSIYMGGLKLDYLSINALDRIRTALDLLLDHGKIEWQGSLRETYNKYFHPDILEMKAPKMFDLLFEGHVLNAFQFETAVGQQALTKINPRSFDELCAGNSLMRLSTDGEQPLDKYVRFKNNIQDWYEEMRSAGLNEKEIKILEEHLLDRYGICDTQEGLMLLAMDDRIAGFNLTQANKFRKSVAKANQKLIEDQRIKFYEGGEKTGARKIFLDYVWNKEFKPQFGYSFSLPHIAGYTMILMIEMNICYRYGAIYWKTACLSVNAGMIGETEKGTKYGAIAKAVGDMKGDILNPDINLSNKGFTPLEEENKILFGLKPIAGLGTDAIEKIIENRPYKSFEDFFKKIVIPGLISEAKVVSLIKAGCFDSFYPNRRLLMINFVKTITPKKEKLTMVQLPTIIHLVDQKKFRIELEIYNFRNKLFGRNKVPMTKEIEQEFMHFLRVFPYPVDYEFKNGKLCIDQKTFDKAYKEIIDPLRKWVTSPEAAEQFNKIKMKEFWAKHCQGTIEAWEMETLLFYSKKHELDYMPLNNYFNIVNFNDLPPNPVITEYKKNRRGNNVPQYKIDIIAGTVVEKNKQKSLVHVLTQDAGVVTVRYSKGQFAHYDKKVVRIDGKEKQVLDPSWFERGSKLVLIGFRRGEEFVLRTTGTQFKHSTIKIKGYDSEKLYLQMAKVTE; encoded by the coding sequence ATGACCCGACTACAACAACAAAGTATCGAAAAGTATAAGAAAAAGCCTTTCTTGACTCATTCACATACTGATGCATCAAATTTTCGATTAAGAGATGCTATTAATAAACCAGAAGAATTGATTAATTATTGTCATGAGATTGGATTGAGTGGAGTAGTCATTACAGATCACGAAACTTTATCATCTCACGTAAAAGCCCACAAGTACGTTGAAGAGAATAAAGAACGCCTTGGAGATTTCAAATTAGGGTTTGGTAACGAAATATACCTAGTTGATAAAGTAGATACTATGGAGAAAAAATCATTAAACCAAAAGATAAGCTTCCACCATTTCATACTAATCGCTAAGTCACAAAAAGGATATGAAGGATTGAAAAAACTTAGCTCTAAAGCTTGGTACAATTCTTTCTTCTACCGTGGAATGGAACGGGTGCCGACATATAAAGATGAATTAATGTCTTTAATGCAGGAGTATCAAGGAGAAATTATTGCTTGTACAGCTTGTGTTGGTGGAGAACTTCCTCAGTCTTTAATTGCATATCATGACGATCCTACTCCAGAAAATAAAAAACGAGTGCATGATTTTATTGTTTGGTTAAAGGGAGTATTCGGAGAAGACTGTTATTTTGAACTGCAACCCTCAAAAAATCGAGATCAATTAGTAGCCAATGAAATGATGTTAAAAATATCTGAAGCCTACAATGTTAAATGTATTGTCTCTACTGACGCTCACTACCTTAATAAAAAATACGCGCCAGCTCACAAAATATATCTCACAGCATCAGAAGGAGAGAGGGAAGTTGATGAGTTTTATGCTACAACTTATGTTATGGGGTATGAAGAATTACTTGAGTACTTTGATGAGGAAGTATTAGATGTTCTTGTTGATAATACTAATGAAATAAGATCAAAACTTGGATCAATTACATTCGCCCAGGAAACCAAAGTTCCTAAGGCACATATCCCAAAATATGAAATGAGTCAACTATTTACTCCTTACTATATGGAATACGAGTATATAAGAAAATATGCTGAAAGCCAGTACGACATTGATCGTTATTATCTCCATTTAATAGCTGAAGGTATGGTTTCAAAGAAACAAGAGCTAAATAAAGAGAACCTTTTAAGAATAAATGTTGAGCTTGATGAACTTTACCATATTACTGAAAAACTTGGCCAGCCACTTTCGTCTTACTTTGTCCTTTCAAAAGATGTTGTTGATTTAATGTGGAAAGTCTCACTGGTTGGCGTGAGTCGTGGATCAGCATGTTGTTTTTACCTGAATTACCTTTTAGATATTGTTCAGCTAAATCCAATTAAATTTAATCTTCCGCATTGGAGATTCTTATCAAAAGAACGGCCTGAATTACCGGATATTGATCTGGATTCTGAAGGATCAAAGCGCCATGAAATTATTCAAATCACAAAAGAGCATTATGGAGAAGAGAACGTCTTGAATATGGGAACTTTTACAACAGAAGGGGCTCGTTCGACTGTTTTAACTTCTTGTCGTGGGTTAGGAATTGATAAAGATATTGCTCATAATATTGCTAACTTAATCCCTACCCGGAAGGGTGGTATTTGGAGCTTACATGAGTGCTTTTACGGAAATCCAAAAGAAGGAACCAAACCAGCTAAAGAATTTTGCCGTGAAGTTGATAAATACGAAGGTCTAAAAGAAGCAATGCTCTCTATTGAAGGATTAATTTCTGGTCGCGGACAACATGCTTCAGGAGTTATTATTTTCCCTAATGGATATATAAAACAAAATGCCATGATGAAAACAACTTCAGGGTTGCCTATCACTCAATTTGATGCAGAAGATAGTATCTATATGGGTGGGCTCAAATTAGATTATCTGTCCATTAATGCTCTTGATAGAATTAGAACAGCTTTAGATCTGCTTCTAGATCATGGGAAAATTGAATGGCAGGGATCTTTGAGGGAAACTTACAATAAATACTTTCATCCAGACATTCTTGAAATGAAAGCTCCTAAAATGTTTGATTTATTATTTGAAGGTCATGTTTTGAATGCTTTTCAATTTGAAACAGCAGTTGGCCAGCAAGCTCTTACAAAAATTAATCCTCGATCATTTGATGAACTCTGTGCTGGCAACTCTTTGATGAGATTAAGTACTGATGGCGAGCAACCACTTGATAAATATGTTCGTTTTAAAAATAATATTCAAGATTGGTATGAAGAAATGAGATCGGCTGGGCTGAATGAAAAAGAAATTAAGATTCTTGAGGAACATTTACTTGATAGGTATGGGATTTGTGATACACAAGAAGGATTAATGTTGCTTGCTATGGATGATAGGATCGCCGGTTTTAACCTAACTCAAGCTAATAAATTCCGAAAATCTGTTGCAAAAGCAAACCAAAAATTAATTGAAGATCAAAGAATTAAATTTTATGAAGGAGGAGAGAAAACTGGAGCTCGCAAAATATTCCTAGACTATGTTTGGAATAAAGAGTTTAAACCTCAGTTTGGATATTCTTTCTCATTACCCCATATTGCTGGATATACAATGATATTAATGATTGAAATGAATATTTGTTATAGATATGGAGCGATTTATTGGAAGACAGCTTGCTTATCAGTTAATGCGGGAATGATAGGAGAAACTGAAAAAGGTACAAAATACGGGGCGATTGCTAAAGCTGTTGGAGATATGAAAGGTGACATTTTAAACCCAGACATTAATCTTTCAAATAAGGGATTCACACCTTTAGAAGAAGAGAATAAAATCTTATTCGGCCTCAAACCGATTGCCGGTTTAGGAACAGATGCAATAGAAAAAATCATTGAAAATCGCCCCTATAAAAGCTTTGAAGACTTCTTTAAGAAGATAGTCATTCCAGGTCTAATTTCTGAAGCAAAAGTTGTTTCGTTAATAAAAGCTGGTTGTTTTGATTCTTTTTATCCAAATAGACGACTTTTAATGATCAACTTTGTTAAAACCATTACCCCTAAAAAGGAAAAGCTTACAATGGTCCAACTACCAACCATAATTCACTTAGTAGATCAGAAGAAATTCAGAATAGAACTTGAAATCTATAATTTTCGAAATAAACTTTTTGGAAGAAATAAAGTACCAATGACAAAAGAAATTGAACAAGAATTTATGCATTTCTTACGGGTGTTTCCTTATCCAGTTGATTATGAATTTAAAAATGGAAAGCTCTGTATTGACCAGAAAACTTTTGATAAAGCTTATAAAGAGATTATTGATCCATTAAGAAAATGGGTTACTTCTCCTGAAGCTGCTGAACAATTTAACAAGATTAAAATGAAAGAGTTCTGGGCTAAACATTGTCAAGGAACAATCGAAGCTTGGGAAATGGAAACATTGCTATTCTACTCTAAAAAACATGAATTAGATTACATGCCATTAAACAACTACTTTAATATTGTTAATTTTAATGATCTCCCTCCTAACCCTGTTATAACAGAGTACAAAAAAAATAGACGCGGAAATAATGTTCCTCAATACAAGATCGATATTATTGCTGGAACGGTAGTTGAAAAAAATAAACAGAAATCTCTTGTCCATGTCCTAACTCAAGATGCTGGTGTAGTAACTGTTAGATATTCTAAAGGTCAGTTTGCTCACTATGATAAAAAGGTTGTTCGAATTGATGGTAAAGAAAAACAAGTTCTTGATCCGTCTTGGTTTGAACGAGGAAGCAAACTTGTTTTAATCGGTTTTAGACGTGGAGAAGAATTTGTTCTTCGCACGACAGGAACACAGTTTAAGCATAGCACAATAAAAATCAAGGGCTATGACTCTGAAAAGTTATACCTCCAAATGGCAAAAGTCACAGAGTAA
- a CDS encoding FAD-dependent thymidylate synthase, whose protein sequence is MPKNNNLEPVKLPMPIRFNEKPEFEFKNDLENIKVTLVDYTPWESILCYLPGYVNATWADDPEETYSMTQVVDDIEKAFTFKTLPSILETIRLTFRIEGISVQDVTHLIRHRTFSFSAQCTGDRWLSHTTAVIPESIENSPEFLERYKDLTRQCRNLYAEMIDSKKISIMDARLILNKNHDNFYYASMNVKDLLAFCKQRIDRQIQPKSDNIIAYQMYLELCRAYPIAHLDLIDFEMPSFHYIKNARNGHATNLYFPEENSDKFEWNEKDFIYQDWRENINGTNPPKGPTKFQRMLREYKNQLEEWKIASKQYMDHLASRGEDK, encoded by the coding sequence ATGCCAAAAAATAATAACCTTGAGCCAGTTAAATTACCCATGCCAATTCGTTTTAATGAAAAGCCAGAATTTGAATTCAAAAATGATTTAGAAAATATTAAAGTTACTCTAGTTGATTATACTCCTTGGGAAAGCATTCTTTGTTATCTTCCTGGATATGTGAATGCAACCTGGGCGGATGATCCCGAAGAAACATATAGTATGACACAGGTGGTTGATGATATTGAAAAAGCCTTCACCTTTAAAACACTGCCTTCAATCCTTGAAACAATTCGATTAACATTTCGAATTGAAGGAATTTCAGTACAAGATGTAACTCATTTAATTCGTCATAGGACATTTTCGTTTTCGGCCCAATGTACAGGAGATCGTTGGTTATCCCATACAACTGCAGTTATTCCTGAATCTATTGAAAATTCCCCTGAGTTTTTAGAAAGATATAAAGATCTTACTCGACAATGTCGTAATCTTTATGCTGAAATGATTGATTCTAAGAAGATTTCAATTATGGATGCTCGACTTATTCTGAATAAAAACCATGATAACTTTTATTATGCTTCAATGAATGTTAAAGATTTATTGGCCTTCTGCAAGCAACGTATTGATCGGCAGATTCAACCGAAGTCGGATAACATTATTGCGTATCAAATGTATCTCGAACTTTGTCGGGCATATCCTATCGCCCATTTAGATCTTATAGATTTTGAAATGCCAAGTTTCCATTACATCAAGAACGCGCGAAACGGTCACGCTACTAATCTATACTTCCCAGAAGAAAACTCAGATAAATTTGAATGGAATGAAAAAGACTTTATTTATCAAGATTGGCGTGAAAATATTAATGGAACTAATCCGCCCAAGGGTCCGACTAAATTTCAGAGAATGCTCAGAGAATATAAAAATCAACTTGAAGAATGGAAAATTGCCTCGAAACAATATATGGATCACCTTGCAAGCCGAGGAGAAGATAAGTAA
- a CDS encoding RusA family crossover junction endodeoxyribonuclease, translating to MKSLQLVSPLPPSVNNYLNYKVSSKGPRKFVQSYPSEETKIYKSFFIDYVKDQMKEQEWEQPEKGKLVFVKIKFFLDRKRKDPNNFLKVPFDVFTEAGVYIDDDVALPVAERVYIDNQNPRLEFEIYEATNIGVFDDAEDLEDFKNKNCVLCKKKPDKCTIFKRIIDNRVVQEFNLSNKECLARR from the coding sequence ATGAAGAGTCTACAGTTGGTTTCACCGTTACCTCCATCAGTTAACAACTATCTTAATTACAAAGTTTCTTCAAAAGGCCCCCGTAAATTTGTTCAATCATATCCTTCAGAAGAAACTAAGATATATAAGTCTTTCTTTATTGACTACGTGAAAGACCAAATGAAAGAACAAGAATGGGAACAACCTGAAAAGGGGAAATTAGTATTCGTAAAAATCAAGTTTTTCTTAGATCGAAAGAGGAAAGACCCTAACAATTTTTTAAAAGTTCCATTTGATGTCTTTACGGAAGCTGGAGTTTATATTGATGACGATGTGGCTCTACCAGTTGCAGAAAGGGTTTATATTGATAATCAAAATCCAAGACTAGAATTTGAAATTTATGAAGCTACTAATATTGGTGTTTTTGATGACGCAGAAGATCTTGAAGATTTCAAAAACAAAAATTGTGTTTTATGCAAGAAAAAGCCCGACAAATGTACAATATTTAAGAGAATTATTGACAATAGGGTAGTTCAAGAATTCAATCTTTCTAATAAAGAATGCTTAGCTAGGAGGTAA
- a CDS encoding thioredoxin, with protein sequence MIKIIWAYKEKDPLKVFLESQLNAADLKGYEVKKFSIDRLPELIDLYELKQWCNVIFLNKDGKKIAVFEGPFSSKDIENTLEFIEEIIKISKERGF encoded by the coding sequence ATGATAAAAATCATCTGGGCTTATAAAGAAAAAGATCCCCTTAAAGTATTTTTAGAGAGCCAATTAAATGCTGCTGATCTTAAAGGATATGAAGTTAAAAAATTTTCAATTGATAGACTTCCAGAATTGATTGATCTATATGAACTTAAACAATGGTGTAACGTTATTTTTCTTAATAAAGATGGTAAAAAAATTGCTGTTTTTGAAGGACCGTTTTCGAGCAAAGACATCGAGAATACTTTGGAGTTTATAGAAGAAATCATTAAAATCTCTAAAGAGAGGGGATTTTAA
- a CDS encoding YfbR-like 5'-deoxynucleotidase, producing the protein MTYYNRGKVRTLGDTRILALGEIIRYNNRPKIKHENVAEHTFYVITTVLKICQMYNVDDYIKLKALEFAAVHDIPEIFLGDVPYDTKVDNPTLQKILNEAEIVNLKKYMPEYAKAYEQFLKEEKEETIAYLIVKLADTVSVLQYSNSEIELGNKTKQMKSINDGAQERVSNLIEKLEARLRKKAVFFD; encoded by the coding sequence ATGACTTACTATAACCGAGGAAAAGTACGTACTTTAGGAGATACACGAATCTTAGCACTTGGAGAGATTATTAGGTATAATAATCGCCCGAAAATCAAGCATGAGAACGTTGCTGAGCACACGTTTTACGTGATTACAACCGTCCTAAAGATCTGTCAAATGTATAACGTTGATGATTATATTAAACTCAAAGCTTTAGAATTTGCTGCCGTTCATGATATTCCTGAAATTTTCTTAGGGGATGTACCATATGATACGAAAGTAGACAATCCCACTTTACAGAAAATCTTGAATGAAGCTGAAATTGTTAACTTAAAAAAATATATGCCTGAATATGCAAAAGCATATGAGCAATTTCTCAAAGAAGAAAAAGAAGAGACAATTGCTTATCTAATTGTAAAGCTCGCCGATACGGTTTCTGTCCTTCAATATTCAAATAGTGAAATAGAACTTGGAAATAAAACAAAACAAATGAAAAGTATTAATGATGGAGCACAAGAGCGTGTATCAAATTTAATTGAAAAATTAGAGGCGCGATTAAGGAAAAAGGCAGTATTTTTTGATTGA
- a CDS encoding dUTPase, whose amino-acid sequence MNQFILDNQKEFQKRMGHDIDNMTPQEKATYIKAMMLWTIDELSEALHELPYAKEWSSKYEKEDYSIEKHERLFKEEVIDALHFFTNIMVAVGMTEEEILRMYREKNKINYQRQEDPSLGYI is encoded by the coding sequence ATGAATCAATTTATTCTTGATAATCAAAAAGAGTTTCAAAAACGTATGGGTCATGACATAGATAACATGACTCCTCAAGAAAAGGCTACATACATCAAGGCTATGATGCTATGGACAATTGATGAACTCAGTGAAGCTCTTCATGAACTTCCTTATGCTAAAGAATGGTCGAGTAAATATGAGAAAGAAGATTACAGTATTGAGAAACATGAAAGGTTATTTAAAGAAGAAGTTATTGATGCACTTCATTTCTTTACTAATATAATGGTTGCTGTTGGTATGACAGAAGAAGAAATCCTTCGTATGTATAGAGAAAAAAATAAAATTAACTATCAACGTCAAGAGGATCCTTCTCTTGGATATATTTAA
- a CDS encoding thioredoxin family protein: MKVIIFKQSACQPCQMLENYYSFELGIKPDITYNLSDGDDDSVNAAMKFGIMATPALVLVDNNENEIERIVGFNGKQDLIREMFLKAGKTEK, from the coding sequence ATGAAAGTAATTATATTTAAACAAAGTGCTTGTCAACCATGCCAGATGCTTGAAAACTATTATTCTTTTGAGTTAGGGATTAAACCTGATATAACTTATAACCTTTCAGATGGTGATGATGATTCGGTAAACGCGGCTATGAAGTTTGGTATTATGGCTACGCCAGCCTTGGTACTTGTTGATAATAATGAAAATGAGATTGAAAGAATAGTTGGATTTAATGGCAAACAAGATCTGATTCGAGAAATGTTCTTAAAAGCAGGAAAAACTGAAAAATAG
- a CDS encoding guanylate kinase/L-type calcium channel region, whose protein sequence is MIYVLLGATCSGKTTALETLVKQGYKTITSYTTRPKRPDEIDGVDYHFVTQDYFKWMDESGLLVAKNSFKSAFGDVWGYAINSQDIKLFEDQIVITEPSGYRDLTEKYGPSNVTGIYLMAPYDIRLARGIKREDNSVELKRRLIADEKDFEGLELEVDYIVDSMDKDQVIKEICNIMNGDFK, encoded by the coding sequence ATGATTTATGTTCTACTTGGTGCAACTTGTTCCGGTAAAACTACAGCATTAGAGACTTTAGTCAAACAAGGTTATAAAACAATTACATCTTATACAACTCGACCAAAAAGGCCAGATGAGATTGATGGAGTCGATTATCATTTCGTTACTCAAGATTATTTTAAGTGGATGGATGAATCAGGTTTATTAGTTGCAAAGAATAGCTTTAAAAGTGCATTTGGAGACGTCTGGGGCTACGCAATTAATAGCCAAGATATAAAACTCTTTGAAGATCAAATCGTGATTACAGAGCCTTCTGGGTATCGTGATTTAACTGAAAAATACGGTCCGAGTAATGTTACTGGAATCTATTTAATGGCCCCCTATGATATTCGATTAGCTAGGGGAATCAAAAGAGAAGATAATTCAGTTGAGCTCAAAAGAAGGTTGATCGCAGATGAAAAAGATTTTGAAGGATTAGAACTTGAAGTTGATTACATTGTTGATTCAATGGATAAGGATCAGGTTATTAAGGAGATTTGTAATATTATGAATGGTGATTTTAAATGA
- a CDS encoding nucleoside 2-deoxyribosyltransferase encodes MTQNTKPLAPGKQQHVYIAAPFFKADQITRVALVETLLEKHDLTYFSPRKQSAIGPISSPEVRKKSFEMNIRGIEESELVIAITDDKDMGTIFEAGHAYASGVPIIYVAFTLGQDGMFNLMLAESGKAACKTIEELEAAILGQEIYYEGLIE; translated from the coding sequence ATGACTCAAAATACTAAACCGTTAGCTCCAGGAAAACAACAACATGTTTATATTGCGGCCCCATTCTTCAAGGCGGATCAAATAACCCGAGTTGCTTTGGTCGAAACATTACTTGAAAAACATGACTTAACATACTTCTCGCCAAGAAAACAATCAGCAATCGGTCCGATTTCATCACCTGAAGTTCGAAAGAAGTCTTTTGAGATGAACATTAGAGGAATTGAAGAATCAGAACTTGTTATTGCAATTACTGATGATAAAGACATGGGTACCATTTTTGAGGCGGGGCACGCATATGCATCGGGGGTCCCAATCATTTATGTGGCCTTCACACTTGGTCAAGATGGAATGTTCAATCTAATGTTAGCAGAGTCAGGAAAAGCTGCATGTAAAACAATCGAAGAATTAGAAGCTGCCATACTTGGTCAAGAAATTTATTATGAGGGCTTAATTGAATAA